TCGCCCGCCACAGCCCGGCGGACGACGCCGCAGGGCCGTCCGGCACCGCGTCCACGGTGCTGTGGGACCTCGCCCACGAGGCCGGCGCGGCCGAGCGGTCCCTGCTCGCGTCGCTGCCCGCCGAGGGCCGCTGACCCGGCCGGTCAGCTCGCGTAGCGCTCGACGAAGTTGCGCAGCACCCGCCGGGCGTGGCTGACGTCCGCGGCCGAGACGGCCCGGCGGACCTCCTCGAAGTCCTCGGGCGGGAAGTAGCCCGCGTGCCGGTAGACCGTCATCCGCTCGACGAGCGCGTCCAGGGTGAGCTCGGGGTGGAACTGGGTGCCGTAGAGGTTGGTGCGCACCCGGAACATCTGCACGGGGCACTGCTCGGAGGAGGCGAGGACGACGGCCGTGTCGGGCAGGTGCGTGCACGCCTCCTTGTGTCCGACGAACGCCTCGAACTGCTCGGGAACCCCGGCGAGGAGCGGGTCGGCCTGGCCTGCCTCGGTGAGGGTGATGAGGGGTGCGCTGATCGGCTCGGAGTAGGTGCCGTCGATGACCCCGCCGATGTGCCGGGCGAGAGTCCCGATGCCGTAGCACGCGCCGAAGAACGGGAAGTCGCGGTCCCACACCTCGTCGAGGAGCGTGCCGAGCTCCGCCTCGACGCGCAGCTGGGTGTCGCTCTTGAACTCGGTGGGCACCGAGCTGGTGAACGGGCTGCCGCCGACGATGATGCCCGAGTAGGCGTCGAGGTCGAGGTCCGGCAGCGGCGTCGTCTCCAGCCGGAGGCGGTGCAGGTCGCGCTCCTCCAGCCCGCCGAGGTCGAGGATCGAGGCGTACTCGGAGTCGGCTGCGGCGTCCTCGGAACGCGTGGCGATGAGGAGGAAGGGCTTCACCTCGGCAGCCTAACGCGGGCGGCACCGTGGTTCAGAGCAGCGCCCGGGTGCTGACGTACAGGAGGGCCACCGCCAGCCAGACGGCGGTCGTCGCGTACCCCAGCACGATCCCCGCCACGGCCAGCCCGCGCCCGCCCTCGTAGGAGCGGCGCAGCCGGTGCCGGGCGTAGTGGCCGCAGGCGATCGCGAGCAGGCACACGCCGGGGACGAGGATCCCGACGACGCCGAGCACCATCGACGCGGCGGCGAAGGAGTCGTTGCGGTAGGCGGGCGTCTCGTACCCCTGGCCACCGAGCACCCGGTCGCGGTGCCGGTCGCTC
Above is a genomic segment from Georgenia wutianyii containing:
- a CDS encoding glutamine amidotransferase codes for the protein MKPFLLIATRSEDAAADSEYASILDLGGLEERDLHRLRLETTPLPDLDLDAYSGIIVGGSPFTSSVPTEFKSDTQLRVEAELGTLLDEVWDRDFPFFGACYGIGTLARHIGGVIDGTYSEPISAPLITLTEAGQADPLLAGVPEQFEAFVGHKEACTHLPDTAVVLASSEQCPVQMFRVRTNLYGTQFHPELTLDALVERMTVYRHAGYFPPEDFEEVRRAVSAADVSHARRVLRNFVERYAS
- a CDS encoding DUF4190 domain-containing protein, producing MSLPFTRCLAAAQDIRSTGGSLGTSGRGILGGVSDGGWQAPGHEGGNRPEPEPYQSAPAAGQSSATPYAAPTPAYTPFPTPAPGAPLAFATSDRHRDRVLGGQGYETPAYRNDSFAAASMVLGVVGILVPGVCLLAIACGHYARHRLRRSYEGGRGLAVAGIVLGYATTAVWLAVALLYVSTRALL